The following proteins come from a genomic window of Falco peregrinus isolate bFalPer1 chromosome 16, bFalPer1.pri, whole genome shotgun sequence:
- the LOC101912673 gene encoding LOW QUALITY PROTEIN: pepsin B-like (The sequence of the model RefSeq protein was modified relative to this genomic sequence to represent the inferred CDS: deleted 1 base in 1 codon) — MKWLILALVCLQLSEGLVRIKLKKAKSIREKMREAGVLDEYLKKIKYDPAKKYLFSKDYVVYEPMTSHLDSSYFGEISIGTPPQNFMVLFDTGSSNLWVPSVYCQSQACTNHALFQPSDSSTFVNNGQSFTLSYGSGSLSVVLGYDTVTVQSIVVTNQEFGLSESEPTQPFYYADFDGIMGMAYPSLAVGGTPTVLQGMLQQNQLTEPIFSFYFSRQPTYNYGGELVLGGVDTKFFNGDIMWAPVSQELYWQVAIDEFAIGQSATGWCSEGCQAIVDTGTFLLTVPQNYMEIFVESLGAQQTSEGYAVDCNEVQNMPAITFVINGAQLPLYPSAYVMNNNGYCTLGIEVTYLPSQNGQPLWILGDVFLKEYYTVFDMANNRIGFAQSA; from the exons ATGAAGTGGCTCATCCTGGCTCTCGTGTGCCTCCAGCTCTCGGAGGGGTTGGTGAG AATCAAACTGAAGAAAGCCAAGTCTATACGTGAGAAGATGAGGGAGGCTGGAGTGCTGGATGAATACCTGAAGAAGATCAAATATGATCCAGCTAAGAAATACCTCTTCAGTAAGGACTATGTCGTGTATGAGCCGATGACCAGCCACCTGGAT TCCTCCTACTTCGGGGAGATCAGCATcgggacc cccccccaaaacttCATGGTGCTCTTCGACACCGGCTCCTCCAACCTGTGGGTGCCCTCCGTCTACTGCCAGTCGCAGGCGTGCA CCAACCACGCGTTATTCCAGCCCAGTGACTCCTCCACCTTCGTCAACAACGGCCAGTCCTTCACCCTTTCCTACGGCAGCGGCTCGCTCTCAGTGGTGCTGGGCTATGACACAGTGACA GTCCAGAGCATCGTGGTCACCAACCAGGAGTTTGGGCTCAGCGAGAGCGAGCCAACCCAGCCTTTCTACTACGCCGATTTTGATGGGATCATGGGAATGGCCTACCCTTCGCTGGCAGTGGGAGGGACACCCACTGTGCTGCAGGGCATGCTGCAGCAGAACCAGCTCACCGAGCCCATCTTCAGCTTCTATTTCTCTCG CCAACCCACCTACAACTATGGGGGAGAACTGGTTCTCGGAGGAGTTGACACCAAGTTCTTCAATGGGGACATTATGTGGGCACCGGTGTCCCAGGAGCTTTACTGGCAGGTCGCAATTGATGA GTTTGCTATTGGGCAGTCAGCAACCGGCTGGTGCAGCGAGGGCTGCCAGGCTATCGTGGACACGGGGACGTTCCTGCTGACGGTGCCCCAGAATTACATGGAGATCTTCGTTGAGTCCCTGGGCGCCCAGCAGACCAGTGAGGGT TACGCAGTTGACTGCAATGAGGTGCAGAACATGCCCGCCATCACCTTCGTCATCAATGGAGCTCAGCTCCCACTCTACCCCTCTGCCTATGTCATGAAC AACAACGGGTACTGCACTCTTGGGATTGAGGTCACCTACCTGCCTTCCCAGAACGGGCAGCCGCTCTGGATCTTGGGTGACGTCTTCCTCAAGGAGTACTACACTGTCTTTGACATGGCTAACAACCGCATTGGCTTTGCCCAGTCAGCGtag
- the LOC101912850 gene encoding pepsin B-like, which translates to MRWLVLALLCFQLGAGLVRIPLRKGKSMRELMRDKGVPEGSLKNLKGDPGRKYQFSNAVTYEALTNYLHSFYFGEISIGTPPQNFLVIFDTGSANLWVPSTYCQDPACVNHNRFNSSMSSTFSSIDVAYTLRYGFGDVAVALGYDTVTIQNIVVSNQEFGLSLDEPSSPFYYLDFDGILGMSYPGIGISGYNTLLQNMMQQNQLEEPIFSFYFSRNPTYEYGGEVVLGGIASQLYTGEILWTPVIQELYWKIGIEEFSIGQSGTGWCSQGCHGIVDTGTFLLTIPAQFMSEFLQALGAVENDYGFVVDCNSVPSMPTLYFGISGTQLSLPPSIYVLNNDGICTVAVESTYVPSTNGQPLWILGNIFLRQYYSIFDLANNQVGFALSA; encoded by the exons ATGCGGTGGCTGGTGCTGGCCCTGCTTTGCTTCCAGCTCGGAGCTGGGTTGGTGAG GATCCCCCTGAGGAAAGGCAAGTCCATGAGGGAGCTGATGAGGGACAAGGGGGTGCCGGAGGGTTCCCTGAAGAACCTCAAAGGCGACCCCGGTAGGAAATACCAGTTCAGTAATGCTGTGACTTACGAAGCGCTAACGAACTACCTGCAT TCCTTCTACTTTGGGGAGATCAGCATCGGGACCCCCCCGCAAAATTTCCTGGTAATCTTTGACACCGGCTCTGCCAACCTGTGGGTGCCCTCCACCTACTGCCAGGATCCAGCCTGTG TGAATCATAACAGGTTCAACAGCAGCATGTCGTCCACCTTCTCGAGCATCGACGTGGCCTACACCCTGCGCTACGGGTTTGGTGACGTGGCGGTGGCGCTCGGGTACGACACCGTGACA aTCCAGAACATTGTCGTCAGTAACCAGGAGTTCGGCCTGAGCCTGGATGAGCCCAGCAGTCCCTTTTACTACCTGGACTTCGATGGGATTTTGGGCATGTCTTACCCAGGCATTGGCATCAGTGGTTACAACACGCTGTTGCAGAACATGATGCAGCAGAACCAGCTCGAAGAACCcatcttcagcttttatttctcacG CAACCCGACGTATGAGTACGGTGGGGAAGTCGTCCTCGGAGGGATTGCCTCGCAGCTGTACACTGGGGAGATTTTATGGACTCCTGTGATCCAGGAACTCTACTGGAAGATCGGCATTGAGGA GTTCTCCATCGGGCAGTCGGGCACGGGCTggtgcagccaaggctgccatGGCATTGTGGACACCGGGACGTTCCTGCTGACCATCCCAGCACAATTCATGTCAGAATTCCTGCAGGCACTGGGTGCAGTGGAGAATGACTACGGG TTCGTCGTTGACTGCAACAGCGTCCCGAGCATGCCCACCCTCTACTTCGGCATCAGCGGAACCCAGTTGTCGCTGCCACCCTCTATCTATGTCTTAAAC AACGACGGCATCTGCACCGTTGCAGTCGAGAGCACATACGTGCCCTCTACCAACGGCCAGCCGCTCTGGATCCTGGGCAACATCTTCCTCCGGCAGTATTACTCCATCTTCGACTTGGCAAACAACCAAGTTGGCTTTGCCCTGTCAGCCTAG